In a genomic window of Phalacrocorax aristotelis chromosome 8, bGulAri2.1, whole genome shotgun sequence:
- the SLC4A9 gene encoding anion exchange protein 4: MPRVARAAFWAADTPSQPRPEGSNPEAPYQAFDCSMFTSSMAPAADQASATLQQEDWGDTTCPLLFVQLNQLLSTPAGLEWRETARWMKFEEKVEDGGERWSAPHIPALPLHSLFQLRMCLQKGTMLLDLDAPSFKEIIDKALSMQSEEAELQPELRERLTALLLRQPRHQPTKSPLQLLAELGLSPCRGDDKSQSEPRAQLSETPLKEQLRNQFKKKVPPGTEAAHVAVGEVEFLEEPFTVFIRLRRGVALGSLAEVTLPSRFLFILLGPRAKVKAYHEVGRAMATLLTDKLFQRVARQAEHREDLIAGMEAFLHELTVLPPGKWDPSTRIPPSSCLLSPHRRTTMHPQDRQSHDNRDMAAAGDRASLGHPHSRQELERTGRLFGGLLRDIRRKAPWYSSDFSDALHPQCLSAVLYIYLATITNAITFGGMLGDETANMQGVLESFLGTAFAGSIFCLFAGQPLTILSSTGPVLVFERLLFSFSQDHSLDYLEFRLWIGLWVAFFGMVLVATEASRLVRYFTRFTEESFCALISLIFIYDSLKKMLSLADTFPINWQYHLDNITSYSCICILPSPGHSSTGNDTLFSSPLAPEQPPTTPARLSRSQCLGRGGHLLGTSCHYVPDITLFSFLLFGGTFLSCTTLKRFRSSRYFPAGVRKLVSDFAVILAILASCAVDATLGLETPKLIVPSELKPTNPTRGWIILPFGANPWWVCLVSAVPAVLVTILIFMDQQITAVILNRREYKLQKGAGFHLDLLCVSLLMVITSATGLPWYVSATVISLAHMESLRKESASSTPGEHPEFLGIREQRLTGLAVFVLTGVSVFMAPILKHIPMPVLYGVFLHMGVVALNSIQLTDRVRLLLMPAKHQPDLDYLRHVPLRRVHLFTIIQLLCLALLWVLKSTVAAIIFPVMLLALVGIRKGLERVFSLHDLHWLDSLLPETARKEAEGKQPRKQKEVESNGEETELMHRRGPAINISVN, translated from the exons ATGCCCAGGGTGGCCAGGGCAGCTTTCTGGGCAGCCGATACCCCCTCACAGCCCAGACCAGAGGGGAGCAACCCTGAAGCTCCCTACCAGGCTTTCGACTGCAGCATGTTCACCTCCAGCATGGCCCCAGCAGCTGATCAAGCCAGTGccaccctgcagcaggaggactGGGGGGACACCACCTGCCCGCTGCTATTCGTCCAGCTCAACCAGCTCCTCAGCaccccagcagggctggagtgGAGAGAGACAGCCAG gtgGATGAAGTTCGAGGAGAAGGTGGAGGATGGTGGTGAGCGCTGGAGCGCGCCCCACATCCCAGCCCTCCCCCTGCACAGCCTCTTCCAGCTGAGGATGTGTCTGCAGAAGGGGACAATGCTCCTGGATCTGGATGCCCCCAGTTTCAAGGAAATAATCG ACAAGGCACTTTCCATGCAGTCTGAGGAAGCAGAGTTGCAGCCCGAGCTGAGGGAGCGCCTGACAGCCCTCCTGCTCCGCCAGCCACGGCACCAGCCCACCAAATCCCCACTGCAGCTCCTCGCTGAACTCGGCCTCTCTCCCTGCCGAG GGGACGACAAAAGCCAGTCTGAGCCCAGAGCCCAGCTCTCTGAAACACCTCTTAAGGAGCAG CTGAGAAACCAGTTTAAGAAGAAGGTCCCACCGGGGACTGAAGCAGCCCATGTTGCCGTTGGTGAAGTTGAATTCCTGGAGGAGCCCTTCACTGTCTTCATCCGCCTCAGGCGAGGGGTAGCCCTCGGCTCACTGGCCGAAGTCACTCTCCCCAGCAG GTTCCTCTTCATTCTGCTGGGTCCCCGAGCCAAAGTGAAAGCCTACCACGAGGTTGGCAGGGCCATGGCCACACTGCTGACAGATAAG ctcttccAAAGGGTTGCCCGGCAGGCTGAGCACCGAGAGGACCTCATCGCAGGGATGGAGGCATTCCTGCATGAGCTGACTGTGCTTCCTCCTGGGAAATGGGACCCCAGTACACGAATTCCTCCATCAAGCTGTCTGCTATCTCCACACAGGAG GACCACCATGCACCCGCAAGATCGACAGTCCCACGACAATAGGGacatggcagcagctggggacagaGCCAGCCTGGGACACCCGCActccaggcaggagctggagaggaCAGGCAG GCTTTTTGGCGGGCTTCTGCGAGACATCCGGAGGAAGGCACCGTGGTACAGCAGCGACTTCTCCGATGCCCTGCACCCCCAGTGCCTCTCGGCAGTGCTCTACATCTACTTGGCAACCATCACCAATGCCATCACGTTTGGGGGCATGCTGGGGGACGAGACTGCCAACATGCAG GGGGTGCTGGAGAGCTTCTTGGGCACAGCCTTTGCCGGCTCCATCTTCTGCCTCTTTGCCGGACAGCCTCTGACCATCCTGAGCAGCACTGGCCCTGTGCTGGTCTTTGAGcgccttctcttctcctttagCCA GGACCACAGCCTGGATTACCTGGAGTTTCGCCTCTGGATTGGGCTCTGGGTGGCCTTTTTTGGCATGGTCTTGGTGGCTACCGAGGCCAGCCGCCTGGTGCGGTACTTCACCCGCTTCACCGAGGAAAGCTTCTGTGCCCTCATCAGCTTGATATTCATCTACGACTCCCTGAAGAAAATGCTGAGCCTGGCAGACACCTTCCCCATCAACTGGCAGTACCATCTGGACAACATCACCTCCTACAGCTGCATCTGCATCTTGCCCAGCCCTG GTCACAGCTCCACAGGGAATGACACACTGTTCTCCTCACCCCTGGCCCCTGAGCAG CCTCCAACCACCCCAGCCAGGCTGAGCAGGAGCCAGTGCCTGGGTCGAGGCGGGCACCTGCTGGGGACCAGCTGCCACTACGTGCCCGATATCaccctcttctccttcctgctcttcGGGGGCACCTTCCTCTCCTGCACTACACTCAAACGCTTCAGGAGCAGCCGCTACTTCCCTGCGGGG GTGAGGAAGCTGGTGAGTGACTTTGCCGTCATCCTGGCCATCCTTGCCTCCTGTGCTGTCGATGCTACCCTGGGCCTGGAGACCCCCAAGCTCATCGTCCCCAGCGAGCTGAAG CCTACAAACCCAACACGGGGCTGGATCATCTTACCCTTTGGAGCTAACCCATGGTGGGTCTGTCTGGTGTCTGCAGTGCCCGCTGTTCTTGTCACCATCCTCATTTTCATGGACCAGCAGATCACAGCTGTCATCCTTAACCGCAGGGAGTACAAGTTGCAG AAAGGAGCAGGCTTTCACCTGGACCTCCTCTGTGTCTCCCTCCTGATGGtcatcacctctgccactggCCTCCCCTGGTATGTCTCAGCCACTGTCATCTCCCTGGCACACATGGAGAGCCTGAGGAAGGAAAGTGCAAGCTCGACCCCTGGCGAGCACCCTGAGTTCCTGGGCATCAG GGAGcagagactgactggcctggCTGTCTTTGTCCTGACAGGGGTCTCCGTCTTCATGGCACCCATTCTCAAG CACATCCCGATGCCAGTGCTGTATGGGGTCTTTCTGCACATGGGGGTGGTGGCACTGAACAGCATCCAG CTCACTGACCGCGTGCGGCTGCTCCTGATGCCAGCCAAGCACCAGCCAGACCTCGACTACCTCCGCCACGTGCCCCTGCGCCGGGTGCACCTCTTCACCATCATCCAGCTGCTGTGCCTAGCCCTGCTCTGGGTCCTCAAGTCCACTGTGGCTGCTATTATTTTCCCAGTGATG CTGCTGGCGCTGGTGGGGATCCGGAAAGGGCTGGAGCGCGTCTTCTCCCTGCATGACCTGCACTGGCTGGACAGCCTCCTGCCCGAAAcagccaggaaggaggcagaggggaaacAGCCCAGGAAGCAGAAGGAGGTGGAAAGCAATGGTGAGGAG ACTGAGCTGATGCATCGCCGAGGACCAGCGATCAACATCTCAGTGAATTAG